The following are encoded in a window of Panicum virgatum strain AP13 chromosome 5N, P.virgatum_v5, whole genome shotgun sequence genomic DNA:
- the LOC120676375 gene encoding protein SEMI-ROLLED LEAF 2-like isoform X2, producing the protein MGVMSRRVLPACSSLCYFCPSLRARSRQPVKRYKKIISEIYQLPPDGEPNDRRIGKLCDYVSRNPTRIPKITEYLEQRFYKDLRHDNFTLAKVVPCIYRKLLCSCKEHRPLLATSSLSTIRALLDQKAHDDLQVLGCLMLVDFLNGQVDSTHMFNLEGLIPKLCKIGHELREDDEGLRLRSAALQALASMVQYMGDHSHISMELDEVVSVIISCYEVNQTLSIKEVVRLQDDDDLVINGNLAVVPVSGQNSAKVASDTMSVSENPAHWARVCLRNMANIAKEATTVRRVLDPLFRLFDSHDYWSPENGIALSVLQEMQKLMDKSGQHGHLLLSFTIKHIDHKVIAKEPAKQISIVKVASNLARHAKLKASVTIASAISDLIKHLRKCMHFAIEASTRADDGKWNSALHVALEDCLVQLTEKVGDVSPILDMIGVILENLSHTATIARSTISSVYRTSQIAASVYKSSYHQKAFPEALFHQLLLAMLHPDNKTRIGSHHVLSTIVAPSLLCPWSAMSFPIPVKSDDLQNLRLLALSAFSSKAIINEIRTKNKIQESLQKNDRSDAILGTGNGCTRTESNARQYPGSPCLNEDHFTAFNDENLKFMKLNNHQIVLLLSSIWSQVSLEDNSPANFEAMCNTYNIALFCSKSKSSSHVALVRCFQLAFSLRRKSLSQENDLQPSRRRCLYTMASAMLIFSAKIADLHQIIPLVKAAAPEKMVDPHLCVMDDCQLVNTSAESSNSEMVFGSEEDESNAQAFLSAINKDDVELIETVMSHFKKKSEYLPEKFNGIEEQLLQEFSLDDSFPLGAPLFMETPHYCSMYAEKDDHCFDEDCVPSELDDDDDIIFEHSGSQSDRKTSGSMASSDVLTVNQLIESVHETARQVASAPVSANPVPYDQMKSQCEALVMEKQQKMSVLLSFKHSRTDSHGSARLDGLETNESSLRSEPELQSTRKGRMRRSDSASSESDCSFRLPPASPYDKFLKAAGR; encoded by the exons ATGGGGGTGATGTCGAGGCGGGTGCTGCCTGCCTGCAGTAGCCTCTGCTACTTCTGCCCCTCGCTGCGGGCGCGCTCCCGGCAGCCTGTCAAGCGGTACAAGAAGATCATCTCGGAAATCTACCAACTGCCACCG GACGGAGAACCAAATGATAGAAGAATAGGGAAACTCTGTGATTATGTCTCAAGAAATCCAACACGCATACCCAAG ATCACAGAGTATCTTGAGCAGAGATTCTACAAAGATCTGAGGCATGATAATTTCACTTTGGCCAAAGTTGTGCCATGCATCTATAGAAAACTTCTCTGCTCATGCAAGGAGCACAG GCCATTGCTAGCCACAAGCTCATTAAGCACCATTCGAGCTCTTCTTGATCAGAAAGCGCATGATGATCTACAGGTTCTGGGTTGTCTAATGCTTGTTGACTTTCTCAATGGCCAG GTTGACAGCACACATATGTTTAATTTGGAAGGTCTGATACCAAAACTCTGCAAAATTGGTCATGAGCTAAGGGAAGATGATGAAGGGCTCCGTCTTCGATCTGCTGCACTTCAGGCTCTTGCTTCTATG GTCCAGTACATGGGAGATCATTCTCACATTTCAATGGAACTTGATGAA GTTGTCTCAGTGATCATAAGCTGTTATGAGGTTAATCAAACTCTCTCAATAAAAGAGGTTGTCAGACTtcaagatgatgatgatttgGTCATTAATGGGAACTTGGCTGTGGTACCAGTGTCTGGGCAAAATAGTGCCAAAGTGGCGTCTGATACAAT GTCTGTGTCTGAAAATCCAGCACATTGGGCAAGGGTTTGCTTGCGTAATATGGCTAATATTGCAAAGGAGGCAACAACAGTGCGGCGTGTTCTTGATCCTCTCTTCCGCCTTTTTGATAGCCATGACTATTGGTCTCCTGAAAATGGGATTGCCCTTTCTGTTCTGCAAGAAATGCAGAAACTGATGGACAAATCAG GGCAACATGGCCATTTGTTGTTATCTTTCACTATAAAGCACATAGATCATAAGGTTATTGCCAAGGAACCTGCCAAGCAAATCAGCATTGTAAAAGTTGCTTCAAATCTTGCAAGGCATGCAAAGTTGAAGGCATCAGTGACAATAGCAAGCGCAATCAGTGACTTAATAAAGCACTTGCGCAAATGTATGCATTTTGCTATTGAAGCATCCACTCGTGCTGATGATGGCAAATGGAATAGCGCACTTCATGTGGCCTTGGAGGATTGCCTCGTGCAGTTGACAGAAAAG GTTGGGGATGTTAGTCCTATTCTTGATATGATTGGGGTAATTCTCGAGAATCTCTCTCATACTGCTACCATCGCAAGATCAACAATTTCATCTGTTTATCGCACATCACAAATTGCAGCTTCTGTCTACAAGTCATCATACCATCAGAAG GCATTTCCTGAAGCTTTATTTCACCAGCTTCTCTTAGCAATGTTGCATCCAGACAATAAGACAAGGATCGGTTCACATCATGTTTTATCCACCATCGTCGCACCTTCTCTGCTGTGTCCATGGTCAGCCATGAGCTTTCCAATCCCAGTAAAGAGCGATGATTTGCAGAACTTACGTTTGTTGGCTCTCTCAGCTTTCTCTTCTAAAGCCATAATCAATGAAATTAGgaccaaaaacaagatccaagaatccttgcagaaaaacgacagaTCAGATGCTATACTTGGTACTGGGAATGGATGCACACGGACAGAATCAAATGCAAGGCAGTATCCAGGGAGCCCATGTCTAAATGAAGATCATTTTACAGCATTTAACGATGAA AATCTAAAGTTCATGAAGCTGAACAACCACCAGattgttcttcttctttcatctatttggagtcaagtatctcTGGAGGATAACTCACCTGCGAATTTTGAAGCAATGTGCAATACCTACAACATTGCTTTATTTTGTTCGAAATCAAAA AGCTCCAGTCATGTAGCACTAGTTCGCTGTTTCCAGTTGGCATTCTCTCTCAGGAGAAAGTCTCTTAGTcaagaaa ATGATTTGCAGCCATCTCGTAGAAGATGTTTGTATACAATGGCATCAGCAATGCTCATCTTTTCAGCAAAAATAGCTGATCTTCACCAGATAATTCCTCTCGTCAAAGCAGCAGCACCAGAGAAAATG GTTGATCCTCATCTTTGTGTGATGGATGACTGCCAACTCGTGAATACCTCTGCAGAATCTTCTaacagtgagatggtttttggTTCTGAGGAAGATGAAAGTAATGCACAGGCTTTTCTTTCAGCCATAAACAAGGATGATGTGGAGTTGATAGAAACCGTGATGTCCCATTTCAAGAAGAAGTCTGAATATTTACCAGAG AAGTTTAATGGGATAGAAGAACAGCTTCTTCAAGAGTTTTCCCTGGATGATTCATTTCCTCTTGGTGCTCCACTATTCATGGAGACACCACACTATTGTTCGATGTATGCTGAAAAGGATGACCACTGTTTTGATGAG GATTGTGTTCCTTCTGAGCtagacgacgatgacgacatcATCTTCGAACACAGTGGATCTCAATCTGACAGGAAAACATCTGGTTCTATGGCTTCATCAGATGTTCTAACCGTTAATCAACTAATAGAATCT GTTCATGAGACAGCAAGGCAAGTTGCTAGCGCTCCAGTTTCTGCCAACCCTGTACCTTATGACCAAATGAAGAGCCAATGTGAAGCCCTGGTTATGGAAAAGCAACAGAAGATGTCTGTTCTCTTGAGCTTCAAGCATTCGAGGACCGACTCCCATGGCTCAGCCAGGTTGGATGGGCTTGAAACGAACGAG TCATCCCTGCGATCCGAGCCTGAGTTGCAATCAACTAGGAAGGGGCGCATGCGACGCAGCGATTCAGCATCCAGCGAATCTGACTGTTCGTTCAGGCTGCCACCTGCAAGCCCATACGACAAGTTCCTGAAAGCGGCTGGACGGTAG
- the LOC120676375 gene encoding protein SEMI-ROLLED LEAF 2-like isoform X1: MGVMSRRVLPACSSLCYFCPSLRARSRQPVKRYKKIISEIYQLPPDGEPNDRRIGKLCDYVSRNPTRIPKITEYLEQRFYKDLRHDNFTLAKVVPCIYRKLLCSCKEHRPLLATSSLSTIRALLDQKAHDDLQVLGCLMLVDFLNGQVDSTHMFNLEGLIPKLCKIGHELREDDEGLRLRSAALQALASMVQYMGDHSHISMELDEVVSVIISCYEVNQTLSIKEVVRLQDDDDLVINGNLAVVPVSGQNSAKVASDTIRSVSENPAHWARVCLRNMANIAKEATTVRRVLDPLFRLFDSHDYWSPENGIALSVLQEMQKLMDKSGQHGHLLLSFTIKHIDHKVIAKEPAKQISIVKVASNLARHAKLKASVTIASAISDLIKHLRKCMHFAIEASTRADDGKWNSALHVALEDCLVQLTEKVGDVSPILDMIGVILENLSHTATIARSTISSVYRTSQIAASVYKSSYHQKAFPEALFHQLLLAMLHPDNKTRIGSHHVLSTIVAPSLLCPWSAMSFPIPVKSDDLQNLRLLALSAFSSKAIINEIRTKNKIQESLQKNDRSDAILGTGNGCTRTESNARQYPGSPCLNEDHFTAFNDENLKFMKLNNHQIVLLLSSIWSQVSLEDNSPANFEAMCNTYNIALFCSKSKSSSHVALVRCFQLAFSLRRKSLSQENDLQPSRRRCLYTMASAMLIFSAKIADLHQIIPLVKAAAPEKMVDPHLCVMDDCQLVNTSAESSNSEMVFGSEEDESNAQAFLSAINKDDVELIETVMSHFKKKSEYLPEKFNGIEEQLLQEFSLDDSFPLGAPLFMETPHYCSMYAEKDDHCFDEDCVPSELDDDDDIIFEHSGSQSDRKTSGSMASSDVLTVNQLIESVHETARQVASAPVSANPVPYDQMKSQCEALVMEKQQKMSVLLSFKHSRTDSHGSARLDGLETNESSLRSEPELQSTRKGRMRRSDSASSESDCSFRLPPASPYDKFLKAAGR, encoded by the exons ATGGGGGTGATGTCGAGGCGGGTGCTGCCTGCCTGCAGTAGCCTCTGCTACTTCTGCCCCTCGCTGCGGGCGCGCTCCCGGCAGCCTGTCAAGCGGTACAAGAAGATCATCTCGGAAATCTACCAACTGCCACCG GACGGAGAACCAAATGATAGAAGAATAGGGAAACTCTGTGATTATGTCTCAAGAAATCCAACACGCATACCCAAG ATCACAGAGTATCTTGAGCAGAGATTCTACAAAGATCTGAGGCATGATAATTTCACTTTGGCCAAAGTTGTGCCATGCATCTATAGAAAACTTCTCTGCTCATGCAAGGAGCACAG GCCATTGCTAGCCACAAGCTCATTAAGCACCATTCGAGCTCTTCTTGATCAGAAAGCGCATGATGATCTACAGGTTCTGGGTTGTCTAATGCTTGTTGACTTTCTCAATGGCCAG GTTGACAGCACACATATGTTTAATTTGGAAGGTCTGATACCAAAACTCTGCAAAATTGGTCATGAGCTAAGGGAAGATGATGAAGGGCTCCGTCTTCGATCTGCTGCACTTCAGGCTCTTGCTTCTATG GTCCAGTACATGGGAGATCATTCTCACATTTCAATGGAACTTGATGAA GTTGTCTCAGTGATCATAAGCTGTTATGAGGTTAATCAAACTCTCTCAATAAAAGAGGTTGTCAGACTtcaagatgatgatgatttgGTCATTAATGGGAACTTGGCTGTGGTACCAGTGTCTGGGCAAAATAGTGCCAAAGTGGCGTCTGATACAAT CAGGTCTGTGTCTGAAAATCCAGCACATTGGGCAAGGGTTTGCTTGCGTAATATGGCTAATATTGCAAAGGAGGCAACAACAGTGCGGCGTGTTCTTGATCCTCTCTTCCGCCTTTTTGATAGCCATGACTATTGGTCTCCTGAAAATGGGATTGCCCTTTCTGTTCTGCAAGAAATGCAGAAACTGATGGACAAATCAG GGCAACATGGCCATTTGTTGTTATCTTTCACTATAAAGCACATAGATCATAAGGTTATTGCCAAGGAACCTGCCAAGCAAATCAGCATTGTAAAAGTTGCTTCAAATCTTGCAAGGCATGCAAAGTTGAAGGCATCAGTGACAATAGCAAGCGCAATCAGTGACTTAATAAAGCACTTGCGCAAATGTATGCATTTTGCTATTGAAGCATCCACTCGTGCTGATGATGGCAAATGGAATAGCGCACTTCATGTGGCCTTGGAGGATTGCCTCGTGCAGTTGACAGAAAAG GTTGGGGATGTTAGTCCTATTCTTGATATGATTGGGGTAATTCTCGAGAATCTCTCTCATACTGCTACCATCGCAAGATCAACAATTTCATCTGTTTATCGCACATCACAAATTGCAGCTTCTGTCTACAAGTCATCATACCATCAGAAG GCATTTCCTGAAGCTTTATTTCACCAGCTTCTCTTAGCAATGTTGCATCCAGACAATAAGACAAGGATCGGTTCACATCATGTTTTATCCACCATCGTCGCACCTTCTCTGCTGTGTCCATGGTCAGCCATGAGCTTTCCAATCCCAGTAAAGAGCGATGATTTGCAGAACTTACGTTTGTTGGCTCTCTCAGCTTTCTCTTCTAAAGCCATAATCAATGAAATTAGgaccaaaaacaagatccaagaatccttgcagaaaaacgacagaTCAGATGCTATACTTGGTACTGGGAATGGATGCACACGGACAGAATCAAATGCAAGGCAGTATCCAGGGAGCCCATGTCTAAATGAAGATCATTTTACAGCATTTAACGATGAA AATCTAAAGTTCATGAAGCTGAACAACCACCAGattgttcttcttctttcatctatttggagtcaagtatctcTGGAGGATAACTCACCTGCGAATTTTGAAGCAATGTGCAATACCTACAACATTGCTTTATTTTGTTCGAAATCAAAA AGCTCCAGTCATGTAGCACTAGTTCGCTGTTTCCAGTTGGCATTCTCTCTCAGGAGAAAGTCTCTTAGTcaagaaa ATGATTTGCAGCCATCTCGTAGAAGATGTTTGTATACAATGGCATCAGCAATGCTCATCTTTTCAGCAAAAATAGCTGATCTTCACCAGATAATTCCTCTCGTCAAAGCAGCAGCACCAGAGAAAATG GTTGATCCTCATCTTTGTGTGATGGATGACTGCCAACTCGTGAATACCTCTGCAGAATCTTCTaacagtgagatggtttttggTTCTGAGGAAGATGAAAGTAATGCACAGGCTTTTCTTTCAGCCATAAACAAGGATGATGTGGAGTTGATAGAAACCGTGATGTCCCATTTCAAGAAGAAGTCTGAATATTTACCAGAG AAGTTTAATGGGATAGAAGAACAGCTTCTTCAAGAGTTTTCCCTGGATGATTCATTTCCTCTTGGTGCTCCACTATTCATGGAGACACCACACTATTGTTCGATGTATGCTGAAAAGGATGACCACTGTTTTGATGAG GATTGTGTTCCTTCTGAGCtagacgacgatgacgacatcATCTTCGAACACAGTGGATCTCAATCTGACAGGAAAACATCTGGTTCTATGGCTTCATCAGATGTTCTAACCGTTAATCAACTAATAGAATCT GTTCATGAGACAGCAAGGCAAGTTGCTAGCGCTCCAGTTTCTGCCAACCCTGTACCTTATGACCAAATGAAGAGCCAATGTGAAGCCCTGGTTATGGAAAAGCAACAGAAGATGTCTGTTCTCTTGAGCTTCAAGCATTCGAGGACCGACTCCCATGGCTCAGCCAGGTTGGATGGGCTTGAAACGAACGAG TCATCCCTGCGATCCGAGCCTGAGTTGCAATCAACTAGGAAGGGGCGCATGCGACGCAGCGATTCAGCATCCAGCGAATCTGACTGTTCGTTCAGGCTGCCACCTGCAAGCCCATACGACAAGTTCCTGAAAGCGGCTGGACGGTAG
- the LOC120676375 gene encoding protein SEMI-ROLLED LEAF 2-like isoform X3, producing MSQEIQHAYPRIHGHTQTFCGQITEYLEQRFYKDLRHDNFTLAKVVPCIYRKLLCSCKEHRPLLATSSLSTIRALLDQKAHDDLQVLGCLMLVDFLNGQVDSTHMFNLEGLIPKLCKIGHELREDDEGLRLRSAALQALASMVQYMGDHSHISMELDEVVSVIISCYEVNQTLSIKEVVRLQDDDDLVINGNLAVVPVSGQNSAKVASDTIRSVSENPAHWARVCLRNMANIAKEATTVRRVLDPLFRLFDSHDYWSPENGIALSVLQEMQKLMDKSGQHGHLLLSFTIKHIDHKVIAKEPAKQISIVKVASNLARHAKLKASVTIASAISDLIKHLRKCMHFAIEASTRADDGKWNSALHVALEDCLVQLTEKVGDVSPILDMIGVILENLSHTATIARSTISSVYRTSQIAASVYKSSYHQKAFPEALFHQLLLAMLHPDNKTRIGSHHVLSTIVAPSLLCPWSAMSFPIPVKSDDLQNLRLLALSAFSSKAIINEIRTKNKIQESLQKNDRSDAILGTGNGCTRTESNARQYPGSPCLNEDHFTAFNDENLKFMKLNNHQIVLLLSSIWSQVSLEDNSPANFEAMCNTYNIALFCSKSKSSSHVALVRCFQLAFSLRRKSLSQENDLQPSRRRCLYTMASAMLIFSAKIADLHQIIPLVKAAAPEKMVDPHLCVMDDCQLVNTSAESSNSEMVFGSEEDESNAQAFLSAINKDDVELIETVMSHFKKKSEYLPEKFNGIEEQLLQEFSLDDSFPLGAPLFMETPHYCSMYAEKDDHCFDEDCVPSELDDDDDIIFEHSGSQSDRKTSGSMASSDVLTVNQLIESVHETARQVASAPVSANPVPYDQMKSQCEALVMEKQQKMSVLLSFKHSRTDSHGSARLDGLETNESSLRSEPELQSTRKGRMRRSDSASSESDCSFRLPPASPYDKFLKAAGR from the exons ATGTCTCAAGAAATCCAACACGCATACCCAAG GATTCATGGTCATACTCAAACCTTTTGTGGGCAGATCACAGAGTATCTTGAGCAGAGATTCTACAAAGATCTGAGGCATGATAATTTCACTTTGGCCAAAGTTGTGCCATGCATCTATAGAAAACTTCTCTGCTCATGCAAGGAGCACAG GCCATTGCTAGCCACAAGCTCATTAAGCACCATTCGAGCTCTTCTTGATCAGAAAGCGCATGATGATCTACAGGTTCTGGGTTGTCTAATGCTTGTTGACTTTCTCAATGGCCAG GTTGACAGCACACATATGTTTAATTTGGAAGGTCTGATACCAAAACTCTGCAAAATTGGTCATGAGCTAAGGGAAGATGATGAAGGGCTCCGTCTTCGATCTGCTGCACTTCAGGCTCTTGCTTCTATG GTCCAGTACATGGGAGATCATTCTCACATTTCAATGGAACTTGATGAA GTTGTCTCAGTGATCATAAGCTGTTATGAGGTTAATCAAACTCTCTCAATAAAAGAGGTTGTCAGACTtcaagatgatgatgatttgGTCATTAATGGGAACTTGGCTGTGGTACCAGTGTCTGGGCAAAATAGTGCCAAAGTGGCGTCTGATACAAT CAGGTCTGTGTCTGAAAATCCAGCACATTGGGCAAGGGTTTGCTTGCGTAATATGGCTAATATTGCAAAGGAGGCAACAACAGTGCGGCGTGTTCTTGATCCTCTCTTCCGCCTTTTTGATAGCCATGACTATTGGTCTCCTGAAAATGGGATTGCCCTTTCTGTTCTGCAAGAAATGCAGAAACTGATGGACAAATCAG GGCAACATGGCCATTTGTTGTTATCTTTCACTATAAAGCACATAGATCATAAGGTTATTGCCAAGGAACCTGCCAAGCAAATCAGCATTGTAAAAGTTGCTTCAAATCTTGCAAGGCATGCAAAGTTGAAGGCATCAGTGACAATAGCAAGCGCAATCAGTGACTTAATAAAGCACTTGCGCAAATGTATGCATTTTGCTATTGAAGCATCCACTCGTGCTGATGATGGCAAATGGAATAGCGCACTTCATGTGGCCTTGGAGGATTGCCTCGTGCAGTTGACAGAAAAG GTTGGGGATGTTAGTCCTATTCTTGATATGATTGGGGTAATTCTCGAGAATCTCTCTCATACTGCTACCATCGCAAGATCAACAATTTCATCTGTTTATCGCACATCACAAATTGCAGCTTCTGTCTACAAGTCATCATACCATCAGAAG GCATTTCCTGAAGCTTTATTTCACCAGCTTCTCTTAGCAATGTTGCATCCAGACAATAAGACAAGGATCGGTTCACATCATGTTTTATCCACCATCGTCGCACCTTCTCTGCTGTGTCCATGGTCAGCCATGAGCTTTCCAATCCCAGTAAAGAGCGATGATTTGCAGAACTTACGTTTGTTGGCTCTCTCAGCTTTCTCTTCTAAAGCCATAATCAATGAAATTAGgaccaaaaacaagatccaagaatccttgcagaaaaacgacagaTCAGATGCTATACTTGGTACTGGGAATGGATGCACACGGACAGAATCAAATGCAAGGCAGTATCCAGGGAGCCCATGTCTAAATGAAGATCATTTTACAGCATTTAACGATGAA AATCTAAAGTTCATGAAGCTGAACAACCACCAGattgttcttcttctttcatctatttggagtcaagtatctcTGGAGGATAACTCACCTGCGAATTTTGAAGCAATGTGCAATACCTACAACATTGCTTTATTTTGTTCGAAATCAAAA AGCTCCAGTCATGTAGCACTAGTTCGCTGTTTCCAGTTGGCATTCTCTCTCAGGAGAAAGTCTCTTAGTcaagaaa ATGATTTGCAGCCATCTCGTAGAAGATGTTTGTATACAATGGCATCAGCAATGCTCATCTTTTCAGCAAAAATAGCTGATCTTCACCAGATAATTCCTCTCGTCAAAGCAGCAGCACCAGAGAAAATG GTTGATCCTCATCTTTGTGTGATGGATGACTGCCAACTCGTGAATACCTCTGCAGAATCTTCTaacagtgagatggtttttggTTCTGAGGAAGATGAAAGTAATGCACAGGCTTTTCTTTCAGCCATAAACAAGGATGATGTGGAGTTGATAGAAACCGTGATGTCCCATTTCAAGAAGAAGTCTGAATATTTACCAGAG AAGTTTAATGGGATAGAAGAACAGCTTCTTCAAGAGTTTTCCCTGGATGATTCATTTCCTCTTGGTGCTCCACTATTCATGGAGACACCACACTATTGTTCGATGTATGCTGAAAAGGATGACCACTGTTTTGATGAG GATTGTGTTCCTTCTGAGCtagacgacgatgacgacatcATCTTCGAACACAGTGGATCTCAATCTGACAGGAAAACATCTGGTTCTATGGCTTCATCAGATGTTCTAACCGTTAATCAACTAATAGAATCT GTTCATGAGACAGCAAGGCAAGTTGCTAGCGCTCCAGTTTCTGCCAACCCTGTACCTTATGACCAAATGAAGAGCCAATGTGAAGCCCTGGTTATGGAAAAGCAACAGAAGATGTCTGTTCTCTTGAGCTTCAAGCATTCGAGGACCGACTCCCATGGCTCAGCCAGGTTGGATGGGCTTGAAACGAACGAG TCATCCCTGCGATCCGAGCCTGAGTTGCAATCAACTAGGAAGGGGCGCATGCGACGCAGCGATTCAGCATCCAGCGAATCTGACTGTTCGTTCAGGCTGCCACCTGCAAGCCCATACGACAAGTTCCTGAAAGCGGCTGGACGGTAG